Proteins encoded by one window of Nitrospira sp. SG-bin1:
- a CDS encoding type IV secretion system protein VirB4: MQLPSFVTKAATGHVAGSSSIPYGTILTDHVVKLSGGAGLLGTWRLDGIPFETVDEGDILARKEALHNFLRALGGGSFAVWTHKIRRVVHERLQGVAANPFCRELSERYYASFETHRQMATELYLSILYRPPQQKGVNLFGRVGTKQLAELQRQEQEGLAAFEDVAEQLEASLRRYEPERLGTVERHGVVYSQHLSFLAYLVNGVWESIPLRRCPLNTYLLSSRLHFSDRTGMVEIWHPNGTRKFAGLLDIQEYPGFSEPGMTNGMLYGDSEYIETQSFSFLGKRDGLKYLERQRNHLIAGEDAAAREIEQFSQAAEDLQSGLIDLGEYHYSIALFGSSLEAVTKARALARATFQDGPGFKMAVVDVIPECAWFAQLPGNWWVRPREATLTTRNFVCLSPFHNFARGKPKGNPWGEALALFQTPSGQPYYFNFHSSPTDLDSRDEKYPGNTFICGATGSGKTALELFLLAQAMKYAKCRAIMFDKDRGAEIGIRAMGGKYIALRRGEPTGFNPFQAAITEGNIQFCERLVAQLVKHPGDPEPRLSAKEWTDLSHAVRTVMSPTVRPDVRGLTTVSQNLPATGENSLKARVMKWTWGQPLGWVFDNPFDTHEFRHHVLFGYDYTEFLDDADLRTPIIAYLLHLTEQLITGDPFIFFMEEFWKPLRDPMFTEFSLNKLKTIRKQSGLGVFVTQSPSDVVGHEISKTIVEQCVTQIYLPNPRADHDDYVQGFKVTESEFRIIRNLGEASRKFLVKQGHQSAIVSFDLGGMSDLLNVISGTTENVALLDRIREDVGDDPAAWLPIFHAHIAERKGLIGTVQGEVTR, from the coding sequence ATTCAGCTGCCGTCGTTCGTCACGAAAGCCGCCACCGGCCATGTCGCGGGCAGCTCCTCCATCCCCTACGGCACCATCCTCACCGACCATGTCGTGAAGCTGTCCGGTGGCGCAGGGCTATTGGGCACCTGGCGGCTCGATGGGATTCCGTTTGAAACGGTGGATGAAGGCGACATCCTCGCACGAAAGGAAGCGCTGCACAATTTTCTTCGCGCCCTGGGCGGCGGGTCGTTTGCGGTCTGGACCCATAAGATTCGCCGAGTGGTGCATGAACGGCTCCAGGGCGTGGCCGCCAATCCGTTCTGTCGCGAATTATCGGAGCGGTACTATGCCAGCTTCGAGACGCATCGGCAGATGGCGACCGAGTTATATCTCTCCATTCTCTACCGGCCTCCTCAACAGAAAGGCGTGAATCTCTTTGGCCGCGTCGGCACGAAGCAGCTCGCGGAGTTGCAACGGCAGGAGCAGGAAGGGCTCGCGGCCTTTGAGGATGTTGCGGAGCAATTGGAAGCGAGCCTCCGTCGGTATGAGCCGGAACGGTTGGGCACCGTCGAGCGCCATGGTGTCGTGTACTCGCAGCATCTGAGTTTCCTCGCCTATCTGGTCAATGGCGTCTGGGAATCCATTCCGTTACGCCGCTGCCCCTTGAACACCTATCTCCTGTCGTCTCGTCTTCATTTCTCGGATCGAACCGGCATGGTGGAGATCTGGCATCCGAACGGCACCAGAAAATTTGCCGGTCTGCTCGATATTCAGGAGTACCCAGGCTTCTCGGAACCCGGCATGACGAACGGCATGCTCTACGGCGACAGTGAATATATCGAGACGCAGTCGTTCTCCTTTTTGGGAAAGCGCGATGGGTTGAAGTATCTGGAGCGGCAGCGCAATCACTTGATCGCCGGTGAGGATGCGGCGGCCCGCGAGATCGAACAATTCAGTCAGGCGGCGGAGGATCTGCAATCGGGTCTGATCGACTTGGGCGAGTACCACTATTCGATCGCGCTCTTTGGCTCGTCGCTGGAGGCGGTCACGAAGGCCCGCGCCCTGGCGCGGGCGACCTTTCAGGACGGACCGGGCTTCAAGATGGCCGTGGTGGATGTCATTCCGGAATGCGCCTGGTTTGCCCAACTGCCCGGGAATTGGTGGGTGCGGCCGCGGGAAGCCACCCTCACGACACGCAACTTCGTCTGTCTTAGTCCGTTTCACAATTTCGCGCGCGGCAAGCCCAAGGGCAATCCTTGGGGCGAGGCCTTGGCACTCTTTCAGACGCCCAGCGGCCAACCCTACTACTTCAACTTCCATTCGTCCCCGACGGACCTCGATTCGCGGGACGAAAAGTATCCGGGCAATACCTTCATCTGTGGCGCCACCGGATCCGGCAAGACCGCGTTGGAACTGTTTCTCCTGGCACAGGCCATGAAGTATGCGAAGTGTCGCGCCATCATGTTCGATAAGGACCGCGGCGCGGAAATCGGCATCCGGGCGATGGGAGGCAAGTACATCGCGCTCCGACGTGGCGAACCGACCGGGTTCAATCCTTTCCAGGCGGCGATCACCGAAGGCAATATCCAATTTTGTGAACGGCTCGTGGCTCAGCTGGTGAAACATCCGGGCGACCCGGAGCCGCGCCTTTCCGCCAAAGAATGGACCGATCTGAGCCATGCGGTGCGGACGGTGATGAGTCCGACGGTGCGCCCTGATGTCCGGGGGCTCACGACGGTCTCCCAGAATCTGCCGGCGACGGGGGAAAACAGTCTGAAGGCGCGCGTGATGAAATGGACGTGGGGTCAGCCGTTGGGCTGGGTGTTCGACAATCCATTCGACACGCACGAGTTCAGGCACCATGTCCTCTTTGGCTATGACTACACGGAATTTCTCGACGATGCCGACCTCCGCACCCCCATCATCGCCTACCTCCTGCATCTGACCGAACAATTGATTACCGGCGATCCCTTCATCTTCTTCATGGAGGAATTCTGGAAACCGCTGCGTGATCCCATGTTCACCGAGTTTTCGCTGAACAAGCTCAAAACGATCCGGAAGCAATCGGGCCTCGGTGTGTTTGTCACCCAATCTCCCTCCGATGTCGTGGGCCATGAGATCTCCAAGACGATTGTGGAACAGTGCGTGACGCAGATCTATCTCCCGAACCCGCGCGCCGATCACGATGATTATGTTCAGGGCTTCAAGGTCACTGAGTCGGAGTTTCGGATCATTCGGAATCTGGGCGAAGCGAGCCGGAAGTTTCTCGTCAAACAGGGGCATCAATCCGCGATTGTGTCGTTTGACCTGGGCGGCATGAGCGACCTGCTGAATGTTATTTCAGGCACCACCGAAAACGTCGCGTTGTTAGACCGCATTCGAGAGGACGTAGGCGATGATCCGGCGGCCTGGCTGCCGATTTTCCACGCGCATATCGCGGAACGCAAAGGGTTGATCGGCACCGTTCAGGGGGAGGTGACCCGGTGA
- a CDS encoding P-type DNA transfer ATPase VirB11 has protein sequence MVRELLRPLLHYLSEPGTTEIVINRPTEVFCEVGAVWTKHDEPSLTWSRLHALARAVATYTDQDIGPEKPILSATLPDGERVQILVPPVCEIGRISFSIRRPSDTIRTFEQYEREGAFTRFCWARPEDLESRGRDLDHKDQELVGLLVQKQLAQFIRRAVALKKNLAVVGDTGSGKTTLMKTICQCIPTRERLVTIEDVRELVLPNHPNRVHLLYSKGGQGVGFVTPSALIAATMRMKPDRVLLAELRGSEAFDFLKLLTTGHSGSITSYHAESCALAAERYVFMCKEHDQAAMYDSPTLKRLVALTIDVIIHVVAAIVPGIDGLPPRKEWFVSEVHYDPIAKLVARFGKATLVRA, from the coding sequence ATGGTGCGGGAGCTGTTGCGTCCGCTGCTCCACTATCTGTCCGAACCGGGCACCACCGAGATCGTCATCAACCGCCCGACGGAGGTCTTCTGCGAAGTGGGCGCAGTCTGGACCAAGCACGACGAACCGAGCCTCACGTGGAGTCGCCTCCACGCGCTGGCCCGCGCAGTCGCCACCTATACGGACCAAGATATCGGCCCGGAGAAGCCCATCCTCTCCGCCACGCTGCCGGATGGCGAACGTGTGCAGATCCTGGTCCCGCCCGTCTGTGAGATCGGCAGGATTTCCTTCTCGATTCGGAGACCCAGCGACACGATTCGCACCTTCGAGCAGTACGAACGGGAGGGTGCCTTCACGCGCTTCTGTTGGGCGCGGCCGGAAGATCTCGAGAGCCGTGGCAGGGATCTGGATCACAAGGACCAAGAGTTAGTGGGACTGTTAGTGCAGAAGCAGCTGGCCCAATTCATCCGACGGGCCGTCGCCCTCAAGAAGAATCTCGCCGTGGTCGGCGATACCGGCTCGGGCAAGACCACGCTGATGAAGACGATCTGCCAGTGTATCCCTACGCGTGAACGCCTCGTCACGATCGAGGATGTCCGCGAACTCGTGCTCCCGAACCATCCCAATCGCGTACATCTGCTGTATTCGAAGGGTGGGCAAGGCGTGGGTTTTGTCACGCCGTCCGCCCTGATCGCTGCAACTATGCGGATGAAACCGGATCGGGTGCTGCTGGCGGAGTTACGCGGGAGTGAAGCGTTTGATTTTCTCAAGCTGCTCACGACCGGGCACAGCGGGTCGATTACCTCCTATCACGCCGAGTCCTGCGCCTTGGCGGCGGAACGCTACGTGTTCATGTGCAAAGAGCATGACCAGGCGGCGATGTACGACTCGCCGACCTTGAAACGGCTCGTCGCCCTCACGATCGACGTCATCATCCATGTCGTCGCGGCGATCGTGCCGGGTATCGACGGCCTACCGCCTCGGAAGGAATGGTTCGTGTCGGAAGTCCACTACGATCCGATTGCGAAACTCGTGGCGCGGTTTGGCAAAGCCACACTGGTGCGTGCGTGA
- a CDS encoding addiction module antidote protein, HigA family, with amino-acid sequence MKALKMKNPPHPGFLVRVDCLEPHGLTVTEGAKVLGVSRSALSHLVNENADLSWDMAIRLAKAFGSTAEGWMRLQFQHDAAQVQERAKKIKVRTFVGDGICA; translated from the coding sequence ATGAAGGCTTTAAAAATGAAAAATCCGCCGCATCCTGGCTTTCTGGTGCGAGTGGACTGTCTGGAGCCGCATGGGTTGACGGTGACAGAGGGGGCGAAGGTTTTGGGTGTATCGCGGTCAGCCTTAAGCCATCTGGTGAATGAGAACGCCGATCTGTCATGGGACATGGCCATTCGACTGGCGAAGGCCTTTGGCAGCACGGCGGAAGGTTGGATGCGATTGCAGTTTCAGCATGATGCAGCTCAGGTCCAAGAGCGAGCCAAGAAAATCAAGGTGAGAACCTTCGTTGGGGATGGAATATGCGCGTAA